The genomic interval GTCAGTGGGTCGATCTTGTACCGCGAGACAGCGCCTTTATTCTCTCCCGTGCCGCTGAACGCACCGACATAGGCATAGCCGTCCTTCACCGCAATGAAGCTCCCCGCCACTTTGTACTCCTTGTACTTCTTGTCCTTCTCTTTGTCGGGAGGGTTCGAGGGTGTGTTGACGGGCAGCTTCTGGATGGCGTGGACCTGGGCCCCGCTCTTCGCCTTCTCGATGTCTGCACGGGTGTAGACGAAGATGTTCTTGGTGTCGGAGACGTAGACGAACCTGCCGTCCGTCGCGACGCCTCCTCCGTGCTTGGGCACCTCATTCTTGGGGTCGAGAGGGGTGCCGCCCAGCTTCGCCAGCTTCGTCTCCTTGCCCGAGCCCTTGTTCTGCACGGAGAGCTGCACGGAGTTGTTCTGGTAATAGGTCGTGAGAAACTCATTGCGACTGGCGTCGTACCCCTGTCCCTGCGGGATCCAGCCACCGCCGAGGTGTTCCAGCTTCGGGCCGATTTTCACCCCGGTCTTGGACGGGTCAGGCGGGGGGCTCGCTGAAACCGCTCCCTTCGCGCCAACGGCCGCGGTCGTGAGGCTCGCGCCCTTTGCACCGGGCCGCGCCTGCTCAAATCCGTCTCGGAAGTAGGGCTGCCTGGAATTGGACGTGGAGGCTGGGACCGCCCGTGGCGCAGGGGCCGGCTTCTGAGCCTTCTGGACCGTTCTCTGGGAGACAGGGCTGAACATCGGTCTTCCTCCATCCGGATGGCCGCGCAGACGCGGCGCGTCGCTGTGAGGCTTGGGTGCCCACCGTGGGGTATGCGAGTGGCCCCAGCGCGGTTACACCTCTCACGGCATCCCATGGGGCAATGCCTGCCTCCTTGACCCACAGTCCTTCGAGGAGTGACGTGTTGCCGCTGCCCTTCGTCGGGGTGACGCACGGACACCTTGGCGTCGTGACTCGCCTGCTAGAGTCGTGCGGGTGAGTGTCTTGCCGGAAGTGGAGCGCCTGCGCCGGAAGGTGGAGGCGGGGGAGCGCCTGAGCGACGCGGAGCTGGAGGCCCTGCGTTCCCATGCGGGAAGAGGCGAGGGCCCTGTCCTTCGGCTGGCGTTGGCGCATGCCCTCATCAACGCGGGGGCGGAGCGTGAGGCGCTGCCGCTCCTGGAGACCCTGCGGCGCGACTTCCCTCAGGACCTGCCGGTGATGCTGGGCCTGGCTCGCGCGCTGCTCGGTCTGGAGCGGCATGGCGACGCCGAGGCGCTGCTGCGACAGGTCTGGTCTCGCGAGCCCGGAGACCCCGAGGTCCTCAAGGTCCTCTCCGTGCTGGCCCTGCGCCGAGGAGAGGTCGGCAAGGCCCAGTCCTACGTCGAGGAGGCGCTGGCTCGGGACCCGTTCGACGGGGAGGCTCGGCTGCTGAAGGAAGAGCTGGAGGCGGCGGAGCTGCCCCCTCCGAATGCACCCGAGGAACAGGTGCTCCGTCCGGAGTTCATCGCCGCGCTCACGGGCGCCCTGGGGCGAGCCCGCGTGAGTTTCCGTCGTCAGGGCAAGGACCTGCTCCTGAAGCTGGCCACGGGCGGCGTGGGCCGCGTCGACGTCGGCTCGTTGTACGCGGCCTACCTCGAGGCCCCTGGCACCCAGGGCCTGCTGGCCTACGCGGAGACGCTCGCGGCGAGGTTGAGCGGACTCGATTCAGGACTGGGCTCGGCGGACATGCCGCTGGAGTCCCGGCTGCGGCCGGTGCTGCGGCATCCGAGCTTCGTGGCGAAGGCCGTGGGCGCGCTGCATCGCCCGGGGCCCGCGGGACTCGAGGTGTTCTACGTCCTGGAGGACGCCGACTTCGTGCGCTACCTGCCCGAGTCCGCGCTCGGCCCCTCGGGGCTGACGGCGGAGGCCGTGGACGCGGCCGCGTGGCGCAACCTGTCGGCCCATCCCGCGCCCGTGCACCCCGTGGTCATCGACCGGGGCGAGGTGCATCTGGCGGAGACCTTCTCTGGCCTGTGGGCGGTGGCGGGGGGAGATGGCCTGGATGGCGCGCGGCTGCTCACCGGGACGCAGTACCGCATGCTGTCGACGGTGGCGGGTGGCGAGGCCCTCTGCGTGTCCCTGGCTCGCCGCGAGCTGACCGTGGTGGGCTGGGCTTCGCAGGCCGCTGTCCGCACGGCGCTCGCGTCCCTGGAGCCGACCCCCGAGGGGATTCCGGGCCTCTTCTATCAATCCGCGGACGGACTCCTGTTGCCGGACGGCTCCTCCTACTGACGGAGCCGCGCGCTCGACATCAGCCCGCCGTGCCCGTGGACGGTAGCTTCTCCACGAACAGCACCTCGCGATAGCCCAGCGTGAGCAGGAGCGCTCGAAGCGAGCGCTCGGCGGAGTCACGCGCACGCTGCTGGAGGCGCGAGTCCGCGCGCACGTCGCGCTCGAAGGCGACCTTCGCCTTCTCCAAGAGCTGCGCCGTCTGCGCGCTGTCCAGGTTGGAGTCGATGACCTCCGTCTCCCCGGGCCGCAGCTCCACGCGTACGTCGATGGGGGGCAGCACCACCTGCACCTTGGTGCCCGCGACATGGAGGCTCGACGGGCCGATGCGCTGGAAGTCGAAGCCCAGGTGCGCGTCCGCGAAGACGATGGCGCGCCCATGCGGATTCTGGAGCGTGTGCCGCGCCCAGTTCACCACGTCCTTCCAGAGGGCATCCGTGGCCTCGGGCTCGGGCGTGAAGGTGACCTTCTTGTAGAGGGAGACCTGCAGCGTCTCCAGCCGGGCCACCTCGCGCATCTGCTGCACCACCGACGCGGTGTCGGGCAGGGAAGCAGGCGTGGGCCTCATGAGCCCACCCGCCACCAACACTCCCGCCGCGACACCCAGGAGCGGACCGAGGATTCGCGAGAGCTTCGCCATGCCGCGAGTGTATCCGCTTCCTCGCGGCCGGAGTCTGGGGCACGGTGCGGCCGTGTAGGTGGCACGTTGCTGAAAGGAGCACGTGTGGAGTTGACGGACTTGGAAGTGGAGGCATTGGGGACGCGTGGATTCTTCACGCGTCCCTTCTTCATCGGGAATGAAGCCGCCCTCGCCGCGCGGGCAGAAGCGCTGGCGAGGGCCGAATCCGGAGTGTTGCATGCCGCGGGAATCCGAAGAGGTGCGGACCGGACCCAGGATTCCAGCGTGCGCGGTGACCTCATCGGCTGGGTGGAACCCCAACCGGACACCGCGCTGGGCGCTCTGAGAGAGCGCTTCGCCATGCTGGGACATGCCCTCTCACAAGGGGCCTATCTCGGCTTGGGTCGTTTTGATTTGCAGCTCGCGTGTTATCCGGGGGGAGGGGCGCACTACTCGCGCCACGTCGACGCCTTCCCCGGACAGTCCAACCGCAGGGCCACGGCCATCTGGTACGCCAACCAGGGCTGGCAACCGGAACACGGAGGCGTCCTGCGGCTTCACCCCAGGCACCTGCCCCCCGTCGACATCCCCCCCATGCTGGACACGCTCGTCGTCTTCCTGAGCGAGCGCATCGAGCACGAGGTGCTCCCCGCCCACGCGCGCCGGCTGGCCCTCACGGCCTGGTTCTACGGCCGCGACTCGGGCTGAGCCGTCACTTCACAACGTGGGCGTCAGGAGCACGACGGAGTAACCCACGGACGTGCGCGTCCCTGGGTTCTCGTAGGAGTGCTTCTGGTCTCCTCGGAAGACGACGACGTCTCCGGGCTTGAGGAGGAAGCGCTCTCCGCTGGCGACGAGCGCCAGCTCACCAGACTCGCAGGCCAGGTACTCACGGGTGCCTGGTGTATGAGGCACGCCGGTGATGCGCACTCCGGCGGCCAGCTCCACCCGGTCGAACTCCATGCCGGGAATCGGGTCGGGCAACAGCTTGCGCAAGAGACCCGCGCCGCGCACCCGGGTCGTCAGGCTGTCGCGCGGATAATGCCGCGCGCTGGCGCGAGGCTTCGCCACCAGCTCCTCCAGCGACACCTGGAGCGCGGACGCCACGCGGTGCAGCACCGACAAGGTGGGGTTGGACGTCCCGGACTCCAGGTTGGCCCACGTCGCCCGAGGCACCCCCGCGAGCTTCGACAGCTGCGCCTGCGTGGCCCCTCGCGTCTCCCTCAACGTCCGGATGTTGCGCGCCAACCTGCTTGGCAGGTCCTCGTCGTCCATGGCCATGGATTGGCAATCTGCCAAAGGATTGGACGCGACGCCATTTCGTCAGCGGGTGGTCTTTAGGTTCCGGAGACGGAGGACACTCGAATGAATCTGACCGGAAAGGCGGTGCTCGTCACGGGGGCGAGCCGCGGGCTGGGGCGTGCGCTGATGGAGCACTTCGCGCGGCGAGGCGCGAAGGTGGTGGGCGTGGCGCGGCACACCGCGGACATGGATGCGGCGGTGGAACCCCTTCGGGCCGAAGGGTTGTCCGTCCACGCGCTGGCCTACGACGTGGGGGACAAGGAATCCATCTACCGGATGGTGGGTGTGGCCACGTCGCTGGTGGGGCCGCTGGATGTGCTGGTGAACAACGCCAGCGTGCTGGGCCCCACGCCGCTGCCGCTGCTCCTGGATACCGCGTGCGAGGACTTCCACCGCGTGCTGGAGGTCAACCTGGTGGGCCCCTTCCGGCTCACCAAGGCGGTGGTGGGCAACATGCTGGTGCGAGGAGGCGGGCTGGTGCTCAACATCAGCTCGGACGCGGCGGTGGCGGCGTATCCCCGCTGGGGCGCGTACAGCGTGTCCAAGAGCGCGCTGGAGCACCTGGGGCGCATCTGGGCCGCGGAATTGGAGGGCACGGACGTGCGCTTCCTCAGCGTGGACCCGGGGGAGATGGACACGCGGATGCACGCGGACGCCATGCCGGAGGTGGACCGCGCGACGCTGGCCCGGCCCGAGGACGTGGCCTCCCGCATCGTCGCGATGGTGGAGCACCGCGTGGAGACGCTGCCGTCCGGCTCCCACGTGGCGGCCCAGCGCCTGGAGGCCGCATGAAGCCCGCGCGCTGGCCCGTGGAGCAACCGGAGGAGGGGCGCCTCTTGCATGTGGAGCCGCGCGAGGGGCGCCTCACCGACGCACGCGTGGCGGACCTGCCGTCGCTGCTGCGCGACGGGGACCTGCTGGTGGTGAACGACGCCGCCACGTTCCCCGCGTCGCTCCTGGGGCGCACCGCGCTGGGAGAGCGCGTCGAGCTGCGCCTGCTGTCGCGCGAGCCGGATGGCACGTGGATGGCCGTCCTCTTCGGCGCGGGGGATTGGCGCAGGCGCACCGAGGACCGCCCGATGCCGCCCCTCTTGCCCGCCGGGACACGCTTCACCGTGGTGGGCCTCCCCGTCCAGGTGGTGGAGGTGCTCCCGCCCTCGCCCCGTCTCCTGCGCGTGGCCTTCGAGGAGGAGGGCGCGGTGCTCTGGTCCGCGCTGTACCAGGGAGGCCGCCCCGTGCAGTACGCACACACGCTGGCGCCGCTGTCGCTGTGGCACGTGCAGACGGCCTATGGCGCGCGGCCCTGGGCCACCGAGGCCCCGTCGGCGGGGCTGCCGCTCACCTGGAACCTGCTCCTGACATTGCGCCGCCGGGGCGTGCGGCTGGCGTCGCTCACCCATGCGACGGGGCTGTCCTCCACGGGGGACGCGGCCCTGGACGCGGTCTTGCCTCGGCCCGAGCGCTCCGACATCCCCGCGTCCACGGTGGCGCAGGTGGAGGCCACTCGTGCGGCGGGGGGACGGGTGGTGGCGGTGGGCACCACGGTGGTGCGCGCGCTGGAGGGACGGGCGGCGATGAACGGCGGGAAGCTGGTGGCGGGCGAGTCGGTGACGGACCTGCTCCTGGGGCCGGGCTTCGTGCCGCGCCTGGTGGATGGCCTCTTCACGGGGATGCACGAGCCGGGCACCAGCCACTACGCGCTGCTCCAGGCGTTCTGTTCGCTGACGCTCCTGCGGGAGGCGAGCGCCCACGCGGAGGCACGCGGCTATCTGGGGCACGAGTTCGGGGACTCGTGCCTGTTGCTCGACGCGTGAGGAGGGCCGCTCACTGGAGTTGCCGCGAGGGCTCCAGCTCCACCTTCACCCAGCCGGGCTTGCGCAGGTCGAAGTTGCGGTAGGCGTCCAGCGCGCTGTCCATGGGCTCCACGTGCGAGAGGATGGCCGTGGGGTCCACCACCCCCGAGCGCACCAGCTCCAGCAGCCGGGGGATGTACTTGCGGTGGTTGCAGTTGCCCATGTTCAGCGTGAGGTTCTTGTTCATCGCCTGGCCGATGGGGAAGGTGTGCACCTGGGCGGGGTAGACGCCGATGATGGACAGCGTGCCCGCCTTGGCCAGCGCCTCCACCGCCCATGTCAGCACCTGCGCGGGCGCATCCCCGGGCACCCAGTTGGCGCCGCTGGGGTGGGTGTGGGGCGCGGCCTCCTTCACCTCTCGCTTCGCCTCCGTGCGCTCGGCGCCGGTGCGGCGGGAGGCGGGGCCCGCGTGGGCGTGTTCGGCGTCCACGCCCACCGCGTCGATGGCCCGGTCCACGCCGATGCCCTTCGTCAAGCGCAAGAGCGTCTTCACCGGGTCCTCTTCATCGAAGTTGATGACCTCCGCGCCCTGGGCGCGCGCCAGGTCCAGCCGGTCCTCGTGGCAGTCCACGGCGAAGACGCGGCCGGCGCCCATCAGCCGGGCGCTGACGATGGCGAACAACCCCACCGGGCCGCAGCCGAACACCGCCACGGTGTCGCCCGGTTTGATTTCCGCCATCTCCGCGCCGAAGTAGCCGGTGGGGAAGATGTCGGAGACGAGGATGGCCTGCTCGTCGCTCACGCCGTCGGGCACCTTCACCAGCCCCGCGTTCGCGAAGGGCACCCGCACCTTCTCCGCCTGCATGCCGTGGAAGGGGCCCGTCTGCGCGGGGCCTCCGAAGAAGGCCGTGCCCGCGGAGGGGCCGTTCGGGTTCGCCTCGTTGCATTGCGAATGGTAGCCCGCGCGGCAGTAGACGCAGTTGCCGCAGGCGATGGTGGACGGGATGACGACGCGGTCTCCCAGGCTGAAGTTGCGCACGTCGTCGCCCAGCGACTCGATGTAGCCCACGCCCTCGTGGCCCAGGATGGTGCCGGGCTTCATCCCGGGCATCGTTCCGCGGACCATGTGAAGGTCCGTGCCGCAGATGGCGCTGGCCGTCAGCCGGACGACGGCGTCCGTCGGCTTCTCGATGCGCGGCTCCTCCACGTCGTCGAGCCGGATGTCCCCAATCCCATGGAAGACGACCGCCTTCATCGCATGCTCCTTCCCCCGGGAGCGGGAGCGTCCTGGGGCTGTCAGTGGAGGGGGCCCCAAGAGGATGAGGGACCCCCGCGCCTTGGAGCGTGGGCATCCGCCAGGACGCGGGCAAAGCCCGCGCGGGCCCCTCTTCCGGCCAGGAGCCGGCGGGGCGGGCGCTAGCGGCCGCCGTTGTGGACGTGGAAGGTGAGCTTCTTGCCGAAGACGCGGCGGAAGTGGGCCATCTCCCGCTCCGCGTTCCACAGCTCCAGGTCCACGGGCTGGCGCGCGTGCAGGTGCAGGGCGACTCCGTCGCGGCCGTTGGTGGCCTTGAAGTCCTTGATGGGCTGGTGGTGGCTGTGGTCCAGCGCGTTGGCCAGACGCAGCAGGGTGGCGAGCTTGCGCACGGTGCGCGCCTCGAGCGGCGTCAGGCCCGTCATCCCCGAGTGCGCCAGCTCCGGCGGGCTGCGCCGGTGGTAGCGGGCGATGCGCGCCACCAGCTCCCGCTCGCGGTCCGCCAGGCCCGGGAGGTCCGCGTGGCGGATGAGGTAGTACGTGTGCTTGTGGTGCCGCTCGTAGTTGACGGCGTGGCCGATATCGTGGAGCAGCGCGGCCACCTCGAGGTGCGGGCGCACCGACAGCGGCAGCTGGTGCAGCGCGGCCAGGTCATCGAAGAGCGTCAGGGCGAGGGACGCCACCTGCCGCGCGTGCTTCTCGTCGAAGTGGAAGCGCTCGCCCATGGCGACGGCGGCGTCCGCCAGGCCGTGGTCGTCCGACTGGTGGTGTTCGTCCTGCCGGTAGAGCAGGTCCACCAGGATGCCGTCGCGCAGGCCTCGGTTGACGACGCTGACGGACTCGACGCCCAGGTACTTCGCTACGCCCTCCAGGATGACGGCGCCCGCGACGATGATGTCCGCGCGCTTGGGGTCGAAGCGCTTGCGCCGCCGGTCCGGAGGCATCTGCGCCAGCGTCTCCACCGTCTGGGTGAGCTGGCGCACGGTGGCGTTGCCGCTGCTCTCGCTGGAGGCGAAGGACACCACCGCGCTGATGGTGCCGGAGGAGCCCAGCGCCACCCGGGGCAGGTGCGGCAGCTTCGGGGGCAGCGTCTTGCCCAGCACCTCCGACACGAAGCCGCGCATGATGCGCAGCTGCTTGGACGTCACGGCGCGGGACGCGTCGAAGACCTCGGTGAGCCGCACCGAGCCCAGGCCCAGGCTCCACAGGTTGTCGGGCTTCTCGCCCACGGCGGTGGCCACCTCGGTGCTCCCGCCGCCAATGTCGATGAGCAGCGAGCGCGTGTTGGGGGGCTTTCTGTGCAGCACGCCCAGGCAGATGAGGCGCGCTTCCTCCTTGCCGCTGACGACCTCCAGGTTGAGGCCGGATTCGTCTCGCACGCGCTGGACGATGTCCGTGCTGTTTCGGGCCTCGCGCAGGGCGCTGGTGGCCACCGCGCGCACCTGGGCCTTGTGGCGGCGGCAGAGCGCGGCGTAGCGGCGCAGCGTGGACAGGAGCCGCTGGGCGGTCTCCTCGGGCATGGCGCCGGTGGCGAAGACGCCCTCGCCGGGGCGGATGGGGTCGCGCTCCTGGTGCAGCGTCTCGAGCGCCCCGTCGGCATCAGGCCGGGCGAGCTCCAGTCGCACGGCGTTGGTCCCCACATCGATGGCGGCGAGGACGGGCGGGAGGGGGTGGCGGCTGGGCATGGGTGAGCTCGCGCCAGTGTAGAGCCTTGTGCGCGCCCGTGCAGCACGTCCTACGGGAGCCTGCTGCCTCGGCGTGCCTCCGGGTGACGGAAGCGTGACGGCCTCAACGTTTGCGGCGCCGTCCCATGAAGCTGGCGAAGCGCTCGGCGAAGCGGGCCACCGCCAGCCCGACGACATCCAGCATCCACCGCTGGAAGCGCGAGCGCGTGCAGTGCTCCTGGAGGACGCTCCGGGAGAGGGTGATGTGTCTGTCCAGCCAGCTGACGGCCTGCGCGGCGACGCGCGGCTCCTGCACCTCCACCAGCGTCTCCAGATTCACGAGCGAGAGCGGGTCCAGGTTGAAGCTGCCCACCAGCAGCGTCCGCCCGTCCACCACCGCTGCCTTGGCGTGCAGGGTGGAGTCCGTCCACTCGTGGATGTTCACCCCCGCGTGGAGGAACGTGTTGTACAGCCGCATCGTCGCGGCGCGGGCGAACACCACGTCGCTTCGGCCCGCGAGCAGGAGCGACACCTTCACGCCCCGGCGCGCCGCGCGGGTGAGCGCCTTCACGAAGCTGTTGTCCGGCAGGAAGTAGGCGTGTGCGAGCGTCACCGTGTGCTTCGCGCCGTCGATGGCCGCCAGGTAGCGCTTGCGCAGCCGGTGGCCGCCGCTGAAGCCGGACAGGAGCAGGCTCACCGCGCCGGACTTCAGCTCCGCCGCGCCCGCCGTGAGCTTTTCGCCCAACTGCCGGCAGATGTCGCCTCGCAGCTCCACCGCCAGGTCCGCCCACCCGGGCACGTCGCCTTTCGCCGCGTAGGCATCCCCGATGTTGATGCCGCCCAGGAACGCCACCGTGTCATCGACGAGGAGAATCTTGCGGTGGTTGCGCCACGCGCGGCCCAGGCACAGCGACGTGAGCGGGTTGTAGACGCGCACCTTCACGCCCGCGGCCCGCAGCGTCTGGGTGAGCCGTGTGCTGTGGCCGATGCTGCCCCAGCCATCCACCACCACCTTCACCGACACGCCTCGCTTCGCCGCGGCCACCAGGGCGTCCATGAAGCGCGCGCCCACACCCTCGCTCTCGAAGGTGTAGACCTCCAGGTGGATGCGCTCCCGGGCGAAGGAGATGGCCTCCAGCATCCGGGGGAACGCCTCCGTGCCGCCATTGAGCAGCGCGCAGTCCTCCGTCTCCCTCGGCCGGTTCAGGGCCTGTGAGGCGACGGCGGGCACGGGCTGCAACGGAGACGGGACGGCATCGGCGCGCATGGCCCGCCCACCCTACAACTCTCCCGGGAGGAGCGGGACACGCCCAGGGTGCCTGTGCATGCGCTCACCGCGCCGCGCCTTCACCCATCGTGCTTGCGTGCACCCTTGCCCTTGCCTTTGTGCCGGCACTCGTCGCCATCCCAGTACTGGCTCGGGTGACAGTCCTTGCTGCTGCCCTTGGACTTCTTCGACTTGGACGGACGCCTGTCGTGGTCGTGGTCGTGGACGTTGCGGTGGACGATACAGCCCCCGAGTGAGCAGAGGGCGAGGAGGGGGACGAGCAGGCGAAGGGGCATGATTGATGGCGCGGGGGGAAGTCGGAGTCAGTGTACCTGGAGTCCGGACCCGCGGGTGGCGGCGGTGGCCACGTGAGACGTCGACGGTGCGTGTCCAGTTCTGTAGCCTCTGGCCCGTGCCTTCCGCAGAGAAAGCCGTCCGTCATCGCAAGATTGGCGCGTATCGAGTGCTCGGGGAGTTGGGCCGAGGTGGCATGGCCGTCGTGTATCGCGGCCTCCACGAGATGATTCAGCGCGAGGTGGCCATCAAGGAATTGCTGCCGGAGGGCAAGCGAGACAAGGAGACGATGTCTCGCTTCCGGCGCGAGTCGCTCGCGCTGGCCGCGTTCCGTCACCAGAACATCGTCACGCTCTATGACCTGGTGGAGAAGAACGACAGCCTGTTCATGGTGATGGAGCTGGTGGACGGGCCCACGCTGCACACGCTCATCCGCGAGGGGCCGCTGCCGCCGGACGTCACGGGGGTCATCGCCGCGCGCATCGCCAGCGCGCTGGACCACGCGCACTTCCGCCACATCATCCACCGCGACTTGAAGCCGGCCAACGTCATGCTCACCAAGTCCGGTGACGTGAAGCTGATGGACTTCGGCATCGCCAAGGACGTGGGCCTGGAGGCGCTCACGCAGGCGGGCATGGCGGTGGGCACGCCCTCGTACATGTCTCCGGAGCAGGTGACGGGGGCGCCGTTGGATGGCCGCACCGACATCTTCTCGTTGGGGGTGCTGCTCTACGAGGCCCTCTCCGGCGCGCGCCCCTTCCACGGCAAGACGGCGGGCGAGGTGTTCGCGAAGATTCGCGACGGCAAGTACACGCCGCTCAACAAGGTGGCGCCCAACGTGCCCGCGCCGCTGGTGCGCATCATCCAGCGCGCCATGGAGGTGAAGCCCGAGGACCGCTTCCCGGACGCCGCCGCCATGCGCCGCGAGCTGGACGTCTTCCTGGCCCAGGAGGTCCCCATGTCCCATGCGGGGCTGCTGGTGGCCTTCCTGCGCCACCGCCAGAAGCTGACGGAGACGGAGGCGCAGCAACTGCTCAGGCCCCAGGAGCTGGACGCCGTGGCGGACGTCTTCGACACCTCGCGCTCCCGTTCGGGTGGGATGCTCAAGTGGGCGCTGACCGCGCTGATTCTGGCGTCCGCGGCCGGAACCGGCCTTTACTTCACCCAGGCGCAGTGGGCGCCATTCGTGCAACAGCTCACCCGCTGAGGCGGGAGGAGGCAGTCCATGGGCCGCATCGTCACCTTCGTGCTGGGCTTCGGCGTGCTTGTCGCGGGGGCTTGGTACGTCCTCCAGCGTCCGGCGAAGACGGACCCCGAGGCGGCCGCCGCGCGGCGCCTGGAGAACGTCCACAAGGCCGCGGACCGGCTGGAGTCGGACCTCAACAAGAAGGCCGACGCGATTTTCGACAAGGTGGAGTGAGACGAGCACCGGGGGCGGCGCTCGTCGCCCCGGCCGGCGTGGCTACTTCTTCTCGTGCGTGACGGTGACGATGGTGCCGATGCCACCGCGCACGAACCAGTCGCCCACCACCGTGAGCTTGCGCGGCTGGATGGCCTTGATGATGTCGTCGGCGATGGTGTTGGTGACCTTCTCGTGGAAGGCCCCCTCGTTGCGGTACGCCCACAGGTAGAGCTTCAGGCTCTTCAGCTCGATGCAGGACTGGTCCGGGACGTAGGTGATCTTGAACCGGGCGAAGTCCGGCTGACCGGTGAGCGGGCAGAGGCAGGTGAACTCGGGGCAGTCGAACGCGATTTCGTAGTCGCGGTCCGCCGCCGGGTTGGGGAAGGTCTGGAGTTCCTTGGTGGGCTGCGAAGGCATGGCGGTGTCGTCTAGCACACCGGGGCTGGGTGTCATCCACGACGTGGCGCCAAGCCCGCACGGATGCCCAGGGACGGTTCTGTCGGCCCCTCAACGCGGCGGTCG from Myxococcus stipitatus carries:
- a CDS encoding tetratricopeptide repeat protein codes for the protein MSVLPEVERLRRKVEAGERLSDAELEALRSHAGRGEGPVLRLALAHALINAGAEREALPLLETLRRDFPQDLPVMLGLARALLGLERHGDAEALLRQVWSREPGDPEVLKVLSVLALRRGEVGKAQSYVEEALARDPFDGEARLLKEELEAAELPPPNAPEEQVLRPEFIAALTGALGRARVSFRRQGKDLLLKLATGGVGRVDVGSLYAAYLEAPGTQGLLAYAETLAARLSGLDSGLGSADMPLESRLRPVLRHPSFVAKAVGALHRPGPAGLEVFYVLEDADFVRYLPESALGPSGLTAEAVDAAAWRNLSAHPAPVHPVVIDRGEVHLAETFSGLWAVAGGDGLDGARLLTGTQYRMLSTVAGGEALCVSLARRELTVVGWASQAAVRTALASLEPTPEGIPGLFYQSADGLLLPDGSSY
- a CDS encoding DUF4230 domain-containing protein, which gives rise to MAKLSRILGPLLGVAAGVLVAGGLMRPTPASLPDTASVVQQMREVARLETLQVSLYKKVTFTPEPEATDALWKDVVNWARHTLQNPHGRAIVFADAHLGFDFQRIGPSSLHVAGTKVQVVLPPIDVRVELRPGETEVIDSNLDSAQTAQLLEKAKVAFERDVRADSRLQQRARDSAERSLRALLLTLGYREVLFVEKLPSTGTAG
- a CDS encoding 2OG-Fe(II) oxygenase; protein product: MELTDLEVEALGTRGFFTRPFFIGNEAALAARAEALARAESGVLHAAGIRRGADRTQDSSVRGDLIGWVEPQPDTALGALRERFAMLGHALSQGAYLGLGRFDLQLACYPGGGAHYSRHVDAFPGQSNRRATAIWYANQGWQPEHGGVLRLHPRHLPPVDIPPMLDTLVVFLSERIEHEVLPAHARRLALTAWFYGRDSG
- a CDS encoding XRE family transcriptional regulator, which codes for MDDEDLPSRLARNIRTLRETRGATQAQLSKLAGVPRATWANLESGTSNPTLSVLHRVASALQVSLEELVAKPRASARHYPRDSLTTRVRGAGLLRKLLPDPIPGMEFDRVELAAGVRITGVPHTPGTREYLACESGELALVASGERFLLKPGDVVVFRGDQKHSYENPGTRTSVGYSVVLLTPTL
- a CDS encoding SDR family oxidoreductase; translated protein: MNLTGKAVLVTGASRGLGRALMEHFARRGAKVVGVARHTADMDAAVEPLRAEGLSVHALAYDVGDKESIYRMVGVATSLVGPLDVLVNNASVLGPTPLPLLLDTACEDFHRVLEVNLVGPFRLTKAVVGNMLVRGGGLVLNISSDAAVAAYPRWGAYSVSKSALEHLGRIWAAELEGTDVRFLSVDPGEMDTRMHADAMPEVDRATLARPEDVASRIVAMVEHRVETLPSGSHVAAQRLEAA
- a CDS encoding S-adenosylmethionine:tRNA ribosyltransferase-isomerase, encoding MKPARWPVEQPEEGRLLHVEPREGRLTDARVADLPSLLRDGDLLVVNDAATFPASLLGRTALGERVELRLLSREPDGTWMAVLFGAGDWRRRTEDRPMPPLLPAGTRFTVVGLPVQVVEVLPPSPRLLRVAFEEEGAVLWSALYQGGRPVQYAHTLAPLSLWHVQTAYGARPWATEAPSAGLPLTWNLLLTLRRRGVRLASLTHATGLSSTGDAALDAVLPRPERSDIPASTVAQVEATRAAGGRVVAVGTTVVRALEGRAAMNGGKLVAGESVTDLLLGPGFVPRLVDGLFTGMHEPGTSHYALLQAFCSLTLLREASAHAEARGYLGHEFGDSCLLLDA
- a CDS encoding zinc-dependent alcohol dehydrogenase, with protein sequence MKAVVFHGIGDIRLDDVEEPRIEKPTDAVVRLTASAICGTDLHMVRGTMPGMKPGTILGHEGVGYIESLGDDVRNFSLGDRVVIPSTIACGNCVYCRAGYHSQCNEANPNGPSAGTAFFGGPAQTGPFHGMQAEKVRVPFANAGLVKVPDGVSDEQAILVSDIFPTGYFGAEMAEIKPGDTVAVFGCGPVGLFAIVSARLMGAGRVFAVDCHEDRLDLARAQGAEVINFDEEDPVKTLLRLTKGIGVDRAIDAVGVDAEHAHAGPASRRTGAERTEAKREVKEAAPHTHPSGANWVPGDAPAQVLTWAVEALAKAGTLSIIGVYPAQVHTFPIGQAMNKNLTLNMGNCNHRKYIPRLLELVRSGVVDPTAILSHVEPMDSALDAYRNFDLRKPGWVKVELEPSRQLQ
- a CDS encoding Ppx/GppA phosphatase family protein; its protein translation is MPSRHPLPPVLAAIDVGTNAVRLELARPDADGALETLHQERDPIRPGEGVFATGAMPEETAQRLLSTLRRYAALCRRHKAQVRAVATSALREARNSTDIVQRVRDESGLNLEVVSGKEEARLICLGVLHRKPPNTRSLLIDIGGGSTEVATAVGEKPDNLWSLGLGSVRLTEVFDASRAVTSKQLRIMRGFVSEVLGKTLPPKLPHLPRVALGSSGTISAVVSFASSESSGNATVRQLTQTVETLAQMPPDRRRKRFDPKRADIIVAGAVILEGVAKYLGVESVSVVNRGLRDGILVDLLYRQDEHHQSDDHGLADAAVAMGERFHFDEKHARQVASLALTLFDDLAALHQLPLSVRPHLEVAALLHDIGHAVNYERHHKHTYYLIRHADLPGLADRERELVARIARYHRRSPPELAHSGMTGLTPLEARTVRKLATLLRLANALDHSHHQPIKDFKATNGRDGVALHLHARQPVDLELWNAEREMAHFRRVFGKKLTFHVHNGGR
- a CDS encoding phospholipase D-like domain-containing protein codes for the protein MRADAVPSPLQPVPAVASQALNRPRETEDCALLNGGTEAFPRMLEAISFARERIHLEVYTFESEGVGARFMDALVAAAKRGVSVKVVVDGWGSIGHSTRLTQTLRAAGVKVRVYNPLTSLCLGRAWRNHRKILLVDDTVAFLGGINIGDAYAAKGDVPGWADLAVELRGDICRQLGEKLTAGAAELKSGAVSLLLSGFSGGHRLRKRYLAAIDGAKHTVTLAHAYFLPDNSFVKALTRAARRGVKVSLLLAGRSDVVFARAATMRLYNTFLHAGVNIHEWTDSTLHAKAAVVDGRTLLVGSFNLDPLSLVNLETLVEVQEPRVAAQAVSWLDRHITLSRSVLQEHCTRSRFQRWMLDVVGLAVARFAERFASFMGRRRKR